The following proteins come from a genomic window of Kitasatospora sp. NBC_01246:
- a CDS encoding DUF2470 domain-containing protein, giving the protein MSPSPVDVEAPEPTAAERVCSLLSATSSVVIRACGEYHDLDTPVSVHGSRLRLGAPLDSPLTLAVTREQDGLAVVLDLTDIAPVAVRDRVRGRLTLAGRLHLAHLADDGLSVHLRLDVAHAVLSTPYGTTALTGADLALAAPDPLARFEAAMLTHLADDHPDALALLTRLLDRELLVGHPDVRPLALDRHGLVLRLDHPYGHRDVRLVFPEPARDADEFGHRVHQLLTAANSDLPAHRS; this is encoded by the coding sequence ATGAGCCCCAGCCCCGTCGACGTCGAGGCGCCCGAACCCACCGCCGCCGAACGGGTCTGCAGCCTGCTCAGCGCCACCTCCTCCGTGGTGATCCGGGCCTGCGGCGAGTACCACGACCTGGACACCCCGGTCTCGGTGCACGGCTCCCGGCTGCGCCTGGGCGCACCGCTCGACTCGCCGCTCACCCTCGCCGTGACCCGCGAGCAGGACGGCCTGGCCGTCGTCCTGGACCTCACCGACATCGCCCCGGTCGCCGTCCGCGACCGCGTCCGCGGCCGTCTCACCCTGGCCGGCCGGCTGCACCTCGCCCACCTCGCCGACGACGGCCTCAGCGTCCACCTGCGGCTGGACGTCGCACACGCCGTCCTCTCCACCCCGTACGGCACCACCGCCCTCACCGGCGCCGACCTCGCCCTGGCCGCGCCCGACCCGCTGGCGCGCTTCGAGGCGGCGATGCTCACCCACCTCGCCGACGACCACCCGGACGCCCTCGCCCTGCTCACCCGGCTGCTGGACCGCGAGTTGCTCGTCGGACACCCCGACGTCCGCCCGCTGGCCCTCGACCGGCACGGCCTCGTGCTCCGTCTGGACCACCCCTACGGCCACCGCGACGTCCGCCTGGTCTTCCCCGAGCCGGCCCGCGACGCGGACGAGTTCGGCCACCGCGTGCACCAGCTGCTGACCGCCGCCAACAGCGACCTGCCCGCCCACCGGTCCTGA
- a CDS encoding MFS transporter — MPLALLALAISAFGIGTTEFVIMGLLPEVAGDFSVSIPTAGLLISGYALGVVIGGPLLTVLGTRIPRKGMLLMLMGLFIAGNLVSAVAPAFGPLLVGRVLAAFAHGAFFGIGSVVAADLVAPHKRAGAIALMFTGLTAANVLGVPMGTLLGQHFGWRSTFFVVAALGAIGFAGIAALVPVQPRAEDTRLGPELAVFRKPQIWLALSMTVLGWGGIFAMFTYITPMMTEMAGFAPSSVTWLLFLFGVGLFVGNLLGGWFADRALMRSLYVILAVLAVLLFAFTLASHSRAGAIVAIPLIGVFGFATVAPLQKRVMDQAAGAPTLASAANIAAFNLGNALAAWLGGLVISSGLGYDAPNWVGGLMAAAALGVALLSGALERRGAGAGGRVVARGGAAAEEAVAAGR; from the coding sequence ATGCCCCTCGCGCTCCTGGCGCTGGCGATCAGCGCCTTCGGCATCGGCACCACCGAGTTCGTGATCATGGGCCTGCTGCCCGAGGTCGCCGGCGACTTCTCGGTGTCCATCCCCACCGCCGGCCTGCTCATCTCCGGCTACGCACTCGGTGTCGTGATCGGCGGCCCGCTGCTCACCGTCCTCGGCACCCGGATCCCCCGCAAGGGGATGCTGCTGATGCTGATGGGCCTGTTCATCGCCGGCAACCTGGTCTCCGCCGTCGCGCCCGCCTTCGGTCCGCTGCTGGTCGGCCGGGTGCTCGCGGCCTTCGCGCACGGCGCCTTCTTCGGCATCGGCTCGGTGGTCGCCGCCGACCTCGTCGCCCCGCACAAGCGGGCCGGCGCCATCGCCCTGATGTTCACCGGGCTCACCGCCGCCAACGTGCTCGGCGTGCCGATGGGCACCCTGCTCGGCCAGCACTTCGGCTGGCGCTCCACCTTCTTCGTGGTCGCGGCGCTCGGCGCGATCGGCTTCGCCGGCATCGCGGCCCTGGTGCCCGTCCAGCCGCGCGCCGAGGACACCCGGCTCGGCCCGGAGCTGGCCGTCTTCCGCAAGCCGCAGATCTGGCTCGCGCTGAGCATGACGGTGCTCGGCTGGGGCGGCATCTTCGCGATGTTCACCTACATCACGCCGATGATGACCGAGATGGCGGGCTTCGCACCCTCCAGCGTGACCTGGCTGCTCTTCCTGTTCGGCGTCGGCCTGTTCGTCGGCAACCTGCTCGGCGGCTGGTTCGCCGACCGCGCGCTGATGCGGAGCCTGTACGTGATCCTGGCGGTGCTGGCGGTGCTGCTCTTCGCCTTCACCCTCGCCTCGCACAGCAGGGCCGGTGCGATCGTCGCCATTCCGCTGATCGGCGTGTTCGGCTTCGCGACCGTCGCACCGCTGCAGAAGCGGGTGATGGACCAGGCCGCCGGCGCGCCCACGCTGGCCTCGGCCGCCAACATCGCGGCCTTCAACCTGGGCAACGCGCTCGCCGCCTGGCTCGGCGGGCTGGTCATCTCGTCCGGGCTCGGCTACGACGCGCCGAACTGGGTGGGCGGGCTGATGGCCGCCGCCGCCCTGGGGGTCGCGCTGCTCTCCGGCGCGCTGGAGCGGCGGGGGGCCGGCGCCGGTGGCAGGGTCGTGGCGCGCGGTGGAGCGGCCGCCGAGGAGGCGGTAGCCGCCGGGCGGTGA
- a CDS encoding RidA family protein — MSDQSDKTEIRTDGAPAPAWMFSQGVRKGPILQVSGQGPQDPATGEYLHHGDVKAQTRRTLENVKAIVEAGGATIEDVVMFRVYLTKRADFPLMNEVYAAFIEENIAPGGVKPCRTTIFVELPQEPMLVEIDAQAVIG, encoded by the coding sequence ATGAGCGACCAGAGCGACAAGACCGAGATCCGCACCGACGGCGCCCCCGCCCCGGCCTGGATGTTCTCCCAGGGCGTCCGCAAGGGCCCCATCCTCCAGGTCTCCGGCCAGGGCCCGCAGGACCCGGCCACCGGCGAGTACCTGCACCACGGCGACGTGAAGGCGCAGACCCGCCGCACGCTGGAGAACGTCAAGGCGATCGTGGAGGCCGGCGGCGCCACCATCGAGGACGTGGTGATGTTCCGCGTCTACCTGACCAAGCGGGCCGACTTCCCGCTGATGAACGAGGTCTACGCCGCGTTCATCGAGGAGAACATCGCGCCGGGCGGCGTGAAGCCCTGCCGCACCACGATCTTCGTCGAGCTGCCGCAGGAGCCGATGCTGGTCGAGATCGACGCACAGGCCGTGATCGGCTGA
- a CDS encoding IclR family transcriptional regulator: protein MSQTVTRALRILAELGEGERSLDQLAEVLGVHKTTVLRLLQSLEEERFVYRDPAYRYHLGAGLFALSGLALEQRGVRRIAAPHLAELNAATGQTVHLAAYEGGEVVYIDKYDSRHPVRMYSRIGLRAALHSAAVSKVLLADLPVPERRRVVAGIDFTPHTARTLTTPEALLAELEKVAAQGWAQDHAEHEAFINCVAAPIRDASGRVVAAASISVPDVVLPYEQVLELLPQLLATARAVSADCGQNPQAPQTG from the coding sequence ATGAGCCAGACCGTCACCCGCGCCCTGCGCATCCTCGCCGAGCTCGGCGAGGGCGAGCGCTCGCTGGACCAGCTCGCCGAGGTGCTCGGCGTGCACAAGACCACGGTGCTGCGGCTGCTCCAGAGCCTCGAAGAGGAACGATTCGTCTACCGCGACCCGGCCTACCGCTACCACCTCGGTGCCGGCCTCTTCGCCCTCTCCGGCCTCGCCCTGGAGCAGCGCGGCGTCCGCCGGATCGCCGCGCCGCACCTGGCCGAGCTGAACGCCGCCACCGGCCAGACCGTGCACCTGGCCGCGTACGAGGGCGGGGAGGTCGTCTACATCGACAAGTACGACTCGCGCCACCCGGTCAGGATGTACTCGCGGATCGGCCTGCGGGCGGCCCTGCACAGCGCCGCCGTCTCCAAGGTGCTGCTCGCCGACCTGCCGGTGCCCGAGCGGCGCCGGGTGGTGGCCGGCATCGACTTCACCCCGCACACCGCCCGCACCCTGACCACTCCCGAGGCGCTGCTCGCCGAGCTGGAGAAGGTCGCGGCCCAGGGCTGGGCGCAGGACCACGCCGAGCACGAGGCCTTCATCAACTGCGTGGCGGCGCCGATCCGGGACGCCAGCGGGCGCGTCGTCGCCGCCGCCTCGATCTCCGTCCCCGACGTCGTCCTCCCCTACGAACAGGTGCTGGAGCTGCTGCCCCAGCTGCTCGCCACCGCCCGCGCCGTCTCCGCCGACTGCGGGCAGAACCCCCAGGCTCCCCAGACCGGCTGA
- a CDS encoding sugar kinase translates to MAVLLPDRPGPLEAVENFHLSVGGAESNVAGALAALGVSSAWISRVGDDGFGRRLVGEVAARGVDVSAVAVDPHRPTGLYLKEVGGSTGARHDLGPGRSRLHYHRRGSAAAALSPALLDDPAAVRLLAGARLLHLSGITAALSDDCLALLRALLADRRPGRLTSFDLNWRPALWLDRDPAVLPPLLDAADLLLLGADEGEAAFGTGDPLALRRRFPSPATVVVKDAARTVTALERDGAAVTEPALAVEVVEATGAGDAFAAGYLAATVRGLDQRRRLRLGHLSAACALTAHGDQAELPPEPVVAALLNASPREWAATRVSADGIVSPVLPAAAPPRPVPSATAAPVTGGGVTDPRPAASPALGAR, encoded by the coding sequence ATGGCTGTCCTGCTGCCGGACCGGCCGGGCCCGCTGGAGGCGGTGGAGAACTTCCACCTCTCGGTCGGCGGCGCCGAGTCCAACGTGGCGGGCGCCCTGGCGGCGCTCGGCGTGTCGAGCGCCTGGATCAGCCGGGTGGGCGACGACGGCTTCGGCCGCCGCCTGGTCGGCGAGGTCGCCGCCCGCGGGGTGGACGTCTCGGCGGTCGCCGTCGACCCGCACCGCCCGACCGGCCTCTACCTCAAGGAGGTCGGCGGCTCCACCGGTGCCCGGCACGACCTCGGTCCCGGGCGCAGCCGGCTGCACTACCACCGGCGCGGCTCGGCCGCCGCCGCGCTCTCGCCCGCCCTGTTGGACGACCCGGCCGCCGTCCGCCTGCTCGCCGGTGCCCGGTTGCTGCACCTGTCCGGCATCACCGCTGCCCTGTCCGACGACTGCCTGGCCCTGCTGCGCGCCCTGCTCGCCGACCGCCGCCCCGGCCGGCTGACCAGCTTCGACCTGAACTGGCGCCCCGCGCTCTGGCTGGACCGCGACCCGGCCGTCCTCCCCCCGCTGCTGGACGCCGCCGATCTGCTGCTGCTCGGCGCCGACGAGGGCGAGGCCGCCTTCGGCACCGGCGACCCGCTGGCGCTGCGCCGCCGGTTCCCCTCCCCCGCCACCGTGGTGGTCAAGGACGCCGCCCGGACGGTCACCGCGCTGGAGCGGGACGGCGCGGCCGTCACCGAACCGGCCCTCGCCGTCGAGGTGGTCGAGGCCACCGGCGCGGGCGACGCCTTCGCGGCCGGCTACCTCGCGGCCACCGTCCGCGGCCTGGACCAGCGCCGCCGGCTGCGGCTCGGCCACCTCAGCGCCGCCTGCGCGCTGACCGCCCACGGGGACCAGGCCGAACTGCCGCCCGAGCCGGTGGTCGCCGCACTGCTGAACGCCTCCCCCCGGGAGTGGGCCGCCACCCGGGTCTCCGCGGATGGCATCGTGTCCCCCGTACTGCCCGCGGCGGCGCCGCCCCGGCCGGTCCCGTCCGCGACGGCGGCGCCGGTGACCGGGGGCGGTGTCACCGACCCTCGACCGGCCGCCTCCCCGGCCCTTGGAGCACGATGA